From the genome of Halomonas sp. MCCC 1A13316, one region includes:
- the hppD gene encoding 4-hydroxyphenylpyruvate dioxygenase, translating into MNAPAKTVSPISQENPIGTNGFEFVEYSAPTAEGIEALRTLFNRMGFTETRKHRSKQVFLFQQENVYFVLNAEPNSHAAEFAHVHGPSACAMAWKVADAKQAFDYAVAHGAEPMENPVGPGEVGIPAVRGIGGSLLYFVDNKVDDAGRTIYDIDFEAIPGRSRNDNSVGLRVLDHLTHNVDRGQMDVWADFYTEIANFRENRYFDIKGKKTGLHSRAMTGPCGKMHIPINESADDTSQIAEFLREYNGEGIQHLAMATDDIYATVRALRNNGVTFLSTPDTYYEKVDARVSNHQEKVEDLRELSLLIDGGEGEGVLLQIFTETVIGPIFFEIIQRKGNDGFGEGNFKALFESIEEDQIRRGVLKAD; encoded by the coding sequence ATGAACGCACCCGCCAAGACCGTGTCACCGATCAGCCAAGAGAACCCCATCGGTACCAACGGCTTCGAGTTTGTCGAATACAGCGCGCCGACCGCCGAAGGCATCGAGGCGCTGCGTACGCTGTTCAACCGCATGGGTTTCACCGAGACCCGCAAGCACCGTTCCAAGCAGGTCTTCCTGTTCCAGCAGGAGAACGTCTACTTCGTACTCAACGCCGAGCCGAACAGCCATGCTGCCGAGTTCGCTCACGTACACGGCCCAAGCGCCTGTGCCATGGCCTGGAAGGTGGCCGACGCCAAGCAGGCGTTCGACTATGCCGTGGCTCACGGCGCCGAGCCGATGGAGAATCCGGTCGGCCCCGGCGAGGTGGGCATTCCCGCCGTTCGCGGCATCGGCGGCTCGCTGCTCTACTTCGTCGACAACAAGGTCGACGATGCAGGGCGCACCATCTACGACATCGACTTCGAGGCGATTCCCGGCCGCTCGCGCAACGACAACAGCGTGGGCCTCCGGGTGCTCGACCACCTGACCCACAACGTCGACCGTGGCCAGATGGATGTTTGGGCCGATTTCTACACCGAAATCGCCAACTTCCGCGAGAACCGCTACTTCGATATCAAGGGCAAGAAGACCGGCCTGCATTCTCGAGCCATGACCGGGCCGTGCGGCAAGATGCACATTCCGATCAACGAGTCGGCCGACGATACCTCGCAGATCGCCGAGTTCCTGCGCGAGTACAACGGCGAAGGCATTCAGCACTTGGCCATGGCTACCGACGACATCTATGCCACGGTGCGTGCGCTGCGCAACAACGGCGTCACCTTCCTCTCGACGCCCGACACCTACTACGAGAAGGTCGATGCGCGCGTATCCAACCATCAGGAGAAGGTCGAGGACCTTCGTGAGCTCAGCTTGCTGATCGATGGTGGCGAAGGCGAGGGCGTGCTGTTGCAGATCTTTACCGAGACCGTGATCGGCCCGATCTTCTTCGAGATCATCCAGCGCAAGGGCAACGATGGCTTCGGCGAGGGCAACTTCAAGGCGCTCTTCGAATCGATCGAGGAGGATCAGATTCGCCGCGGTGTGCTCAAGGCGGATTGA
- a CDS encoding MTH1187 family thiamine-binding protein, translating to MHVIIDLCVVPLGVGVSVSPQITACQRVIEASGLEHNMHAYGTNIEGPWDEVMAVVKRCHEVVHEMGAPRITTTIKLGTRTDREQSMADKVSSVENKLRSP from the coding sequence ATGCACGTCATCATCGATCTCTGCGTCGTCCCGCTCGGGGTGGGGGTATCGGTCTCGCCGCAGATCACCGCCTGCCAGCGGGTGATCGAGGCCTCGGGTCTCGAGCACAACATGCACGCCTACGGCACCAATATCGAGGGGCCGTGGGACGAGGTGATGGCAGTGGTCAAGCGCTGCCATGAGGTAGTGCACGAGATGGGTGCGCCGCGCATCACCACCACCATCAAGCTCGGCACCCGTACCGACCGCGAGCAGTCCATGGCCGACAAGGTGTCTAGCGTCGAGAACAAACTGCGTAGCCCCTGA
- a CDS encoding LysR family transcriptional regulator ArgP yields MLDYKLLEALVVVLDQGGFERGARHLGLTQSAVSQRIKLLESRLGQPVLVRSPRLAPTPLGRRLLNHAQQVRLLESDLLGEVPALGSGEQRLRLAINADSLATWWPEAIGRFCEHYRVLFELVVEDQEVALKRMRDGDVAGCICDSPTPVQGARSHALGSMRYRALASPAFMARYFADGVTPEALHHAPAIVFGPDDRLQHRFLAMYGVEPPFPHHLCPSSEGFVGLALAGLGYGMVPERQAERELSEGRLQEIDPGPHLADGRLVDLSPGYVIDVPLYWHHWRQGGRILDALTDHLLRLGDAWLAPLPT; encoded by the coding sequence ATGCTCGATTACAAACTGCTGGAAGCACTGGTGGTAGTGCTCGACCAGGGCGGCTTCGAACGCGGCGCCCGTCATCTGGGCCTGACCCAATCCGCGGTGTCTCAGCGCATCAAGCTGCTCGAATCACGCCTGGGCCAGCCGGTGCTGGTGCGCAGCCCGCGCCTCGCCCCCACGCCGCTGGGCCGACGCCTGCTCAACCACGCCCAGCAGGTACGTCTGCTCGAGAGTGACCTATTGGGAGAAGTGCCCGCGCTAGGCAGCGGCGAGCAGCGCCTGCGCCTGGCTATCAATGCCGACAGCCTGGCGACCTGGTGGCCGGAGGCCATCGGGCGCTTCTGCGAACACTACCGGGTACTGTTCGAGCTGGTGGTGGAGGATCAGGAAGTGGCGCTCAAGCGCATGCGCGACGGCGACGTGGCCGGCTGCATCTGCGATTCACCCACGCCGGTACAGGGGGCGCGCAGCCACGCATTGGGCAGCATGCGCTATCGCGCCCTGGCCAGCCCCGCCTTCATGGCGCGCTATTTTGCCGATGGCGTGACGCCGGAGGCGCTGCACCATGCACCAGCCATCGTCTTCGGCCCCGACGACCGGCTGCAGCATCGATTCCTGGCCATGTACGGCGTGGAGCCTCCCTTCCCCCACCACCTGTGTCCTTCGTCGGAAGGTTTCGTCGGCCTGGCGCTGGCAGGACTCGGTTACGGCATGGTGCCGGAGCGTCAGGCCGAGCGCGAACTCAGCGAGGGCAGGCTGCAGGAAATCGACCCCGGTCCGCACCTGGCCGACGGCCGCCTGGTCGACCTCTCGCCGGGCTACGTGATCGACGTACCGCTCTACTGGCACCACTGGCGCCAGGGCGGCAGAATCCTCGACGCCCTGACCGACCACCTGCTGCGCCTGGGTGACGCCTGGCTGGCGCCGTTGCCGACCTGA
- a CDS encoding LysE/ArgO family amino acid transporter: MWLSWLNGLLICAGLIVAIGAQNAFVLQQSLRRQNAWLVAGVCALCDWLLVGLGVLGLGVLIAQQEALMEVARWAGAAFLAWQAWLSLRRVLVGQSLTAGGGSAQSWQAALAATLAVTLLNPQVYLETVVLLGAIGAVQPSPLGFFIGAAMASFGWFFGLAAAAGWLAPRLASPRVWRAIDLAIGLILAWVAWRLASGAMMP, from the coding sequence ATGTGGTTGTCATGGCTCAATGGTCTGCTGATCTGTGCGGGATTGATCGTCGCCATCGGGGCGCAGAATGCCTTCGTGCTGCAGCAGAGCCTGCGCCGTCAGAATGCCTGGTTGGTGGCCGGGGTTTGCGCGCTTTGCGACTGGTTGCTGGTGGGGCTGGGCGTGCTGGGGCTCGGTGTTTTGATCGCCCAGCAGGAGGCGCTGATGGAAGTGGCGCGCTGGGCCGGTGCTGCCTTCCTTGCCTGGCAGGCCTGGCTGTCCCTGCGTCGTGTCCTGGTCGGCCAATCCCTGACGGCCGGCGGCGGCAGTGCGCAATCGTGGCAGGCGGCACTGGCCGCTACGCTTGCCGTAACCCTGCTCAATCCCCAGGTTTACCTCGAAACCGTGGTGCTGCTGGGAGCCATCGGCGCGGTTCAGCCGAGCCCGCTGGGGTTCTTCATCGGGGCTGCGATGGCCTCGTTCGGCTGGTTCTTCGGCCTGGCGGCGGCTGCCGGCTGGCTGGCACCGCGGTTGGCGAGCCCAAGGGTTTGGCGCGCCATCGACCTGGCGATCGGCCTTATCCTGGCTTGGGTGGCGTGGAGGTTGGCGAGTGGCGCCATGATGCCTTGA